A part of Ziziphus jujuba cultivar Dongzao chromosome 8, ASM3175591v1 genomic DNA contains:
- the LOC107414432 gene encoding adrenodoxin-like protein 2, mitochondrial yields MFFPKLSRVGIRMVKELTRGKTVSLIRAGYIHRPYREYLPKLFEKQSETLVSSGAIFQKYHHFSTTVEGSSEEGSKQEKKISVTFVDKDGEEHHIKVPVGMSMLEAAHENDIELEGACEGSLACSTCHVIVMDMEHYNMLEEPTDEENDMLDLAFGLTETSRLGCQVIAKPELDGIRLAIPAATRNFAVDGYVPKPH; encoded by the exons ATGTTTTTTCCCAAACTGTCAAGAGTTGGAATTCGAATGGTGAAAGAACTCACCAGAG GAAAAACTGTCAGCTTAATTAGAGCTGGTTATATACACAGGCCTTACAGGGAATACTTGCCTAAGTTG TTTGAAAAGCAGTCAGAAACTTTGGTTTCTTCTGGAGCCATCTTTCAGAAGTATCATCATTTTTCTACAACTGTGGAAGGTTCTTCAGAGGAAGGGAGCAAACAGGAAAAGAA GATATCTGTTACGTTTGTTGATAAGGATGGAGAGGAGCATCACATTAAGGTTCCAGTTGGAATGTCTATGTTAGAAGCTGCTCATGAAAATGATATAGAACTTGAAG GAGCATGCGAAGGCTCGCTTGCCTGCTCAACATGTCATGTGATCGTGATG GACATGGAGCATTATAATATGCTAGAAGAACCAACTGATGAGGAGAATGATATGTTGGATCTCGCTTTTGGGCTGACGGAGAC ATCTCGTCTGGGCTGTCAGGTGATTGCGAAGCCGGAACTAGATGGAATTCGTTTAGCTATTCCTGCTGCTACTAGAAACTTTGCTGTTGATGGGTATGTTCCAAAACCTCACTAG
- the LOC107414459 gene encoding serine/arginine-rich splicing factor RS40 isoform X1 → MRPIFCGNFEYDARQSDLERLFGRYGKVDRVDMKSGFAFIYMEDERDAEDAIRGLDRREFGRKGRRLRVEWTKHERGIRRPGGSRRSANTRPSKTLFVINFDPYHTRTKDLERHFDPYGKIVSVRIRRNFAFVQYESQDDATKALEATNMSKLVDRVISVEYAVRDDDEKRDGYSPDRSRDRSLERGRDRRRSPSPYRRERGSPDYGRGPSPGPYRRERGSPDYGRGRSPSPYRKERASPDYGRGRSPSPYRRDRAGPAHGRGSSRSPTYRREKASADRGRNRSNSPYGRERASPNNGRGPSTSPYRRERASPDNGRGPSHSPFERERDIPDNGRGPSPNSNPEARDSPNYGGPESPMHERYNSRSPQAEE, encoded by the exons ATGAGGCCTATTTTCTGCGGGAACTTTGAGTATGATGCTCGGCAATCTGATTTGGAACGGCTTTTCGGAAGATATGGGAAGGTTGATAGAGTGGATATGAAGTCTG GATTTGCCTTTATCTACATGGAAGATGAAAGAGATGCTGAGGATGCAATTCGGGGGCTTGACCGTAGAGAATTTGGCCGCAAGGGACGCAGACTTCGTGTTGAATGGACAAAG CATGAACGTGGTATTAGAAGGCCTGGTGGTTCAAGACGATCAGCTAATACTAGACCTTCAAAGACCCTGTTTGTTATAAATTTTGACCCATATCATACCAGGACTAAGGATCTGGAGCGACACTTTGATCCATATGGGAAGATAGTGAGTGTAAGGATCAGAAGGAATTTTGCATTTGTTCAGTATGAATCACAGGATGATGCTACCAAGGCATTGGAGGCTACTAACATGAG CAAGTTGGTGGATAGAGTTATCTCAGTGGAATATGCAGTTCGGGATGATGATGAAAAGAGAGATGGATACAGTCCTGACAGAAGTCGTGACAGGTCGTTAGAGAGGGGTCGTGATAGAAGAAGGTCACCAAGTCCCTatagaagagagagaggaagccCTGATTATGGCCGTGGCCCAAGCCCAGGTCCCTATCGGAGAGAGAGAGGTAGTCCTGATTATGGTAGAGGTCGCAGTCCGAGCCCCTACAGGAAAGAGAGGGCTAGCCCTGATTATGGCCGTGGTCGCAGCCCAAGTCCCTATCGGAGAGACAGGGCTGGCCCTGCTCATGGCCGTGGCTCCAGCCGTAGTCCTACTTATAGAAGAGAGAAGGCGAGTGCTGATAGGGGCCGTAACCGTAGTAATAGTCCTTATGGAAGAGAGAGGGCTAGCCCTAACAATGGCCGTGGTCCTAGCACTAGTCCTTACAGGAGAGAAAGGGCCAGTCCTGATAATGGTCGTGGACCAAGTCATAGTCCCTTTGAAAGAGAGAGGGATATTCCTGATAATGGCAGGGGACCAAGCCCAAATTCCAACCCTGAAGCTAGGGACAGTCCCAATTATGGTGGGCCAGAGAGCCCCATGCATGAGAGATATAACAG TCGGTCGCCGCAAGCAGAGGAATGA
- the LOC107414459 gene encoding serine/arginine-rich splicing factor RS40 isoform X2 yields the protein MEDERDAEDAIRGLDRREFGRKGRRLRVEWTKHERGIRRPGGSRRSANTRPSKTLFVINFDPYHTRTKDLERHFDPYGKIVSVRIRRNFAFVQYESQDDATKALEATNMSKLVDRVISVEYAVRDDDEKRDGYSPDRSRDRSLERGRDRRRSPSPYRRERGSPDYGRGPSPGPYRRERGSPDYGRGRSPSPYRKERASPDYGRGRSPSPYRRDRAGPAHGRGSSRSPTYRREKASADRGRNRSNSPYGRERASPNNGRGPSTSPYRRERASPDNGRGPSHSPFERERDIPDNGRGPSPNSNPEARDSPNYGGPESPMHERYNSRSPQAEE from the exons ATGGAAGATGAAAGAGATGCTGAGGATGCAATTCGGGGGCTTGACCGTAGAGAATTTGGCCGCAAGGGACGCAGACTTCGTGTTGAATGGACAAAG CATGAACGTGGTATTAGAAGGCCTGGTGGTTCAAGACGATCAGCTAATACTAGACCTTCAAAGACCCTGTTTGTTATAAATTTTGACCCATATCATACCAGGACTAAGGATCTGGAGCGACACTTTGATCCATATGGGAAGATAGTGAGTGTAAGGATCAGAAGGAATTTTGCATTTGTTCAGTATGAATCACAGGATGATGCTACCAAGGCATTGGAGGCTACTAACATGAG CAAGTTGGTGGATAGAGTTATCTCAGTGGAATATGCAGTTCGGGATGATGATGAAAAGAGAGATGGATACAGTCCTGACAGAAGTCGTGACAGGTCGTTAGAGAGGGGTCGTGATAGAAGAAGGTCACCAAGTCCCTatagaagagagagaggaagccCTGATTATGGCCGTGGCCCAAGCCCAGGTCCCTATCGGAGAGAGAGAGGTAGTCCTGATTATGGTAGAGGTCGCAGTCCGAGCCCCTACAGGAAAGAGAGGGCTAGCCCTGATTATGGCCGTGGTCGCAGCCCAAGTCCCTATCGGAGAGACAGGGCTGGCCCTGCTCATGGCCGTGGCTCCAGCCGTAGTCCTACTTATAGAAGAGAGAAGGCGAGTGCTGATAGGGGCCGTAACCGTAGTAATAGTCCTTATGGAAGAGAGAGGGCTAGCCCTAACAATGGCCGTGGTCCTAGCACTAGTCCTTACAGGAGAGAAAGGGCCAGTCCTGATAATGGTCGTGGACCAAGTCATAGTCCCTTTGAAAGAGAGAGGGATATTCCTGATAATGGCAGGGGACCAAGCCCAAATTCCAACCCTGAAGCTAGGGACAGTCCCAATTATGGTGGGCCAGAGAGCCCCATGCATGAGAGATATAACAG TCGGTCGCCGCAAGCAGAGGAATGA
- the LOC107414424 gene encoding protein DETOXIFICATION 49, with amino-acid sequence MCQLTTSSLCCCKCNLSTRYVVPMNDPENPCALTTPLMIPKRATTTSSWKEQEQTHQTHKPHKSHFSSVIAEANSMAKIAFPMILTGLLLYSRSMISMLFLGHLGELALAGGSLAVGFANITGYSILSGLAMGMEPICSQAFGAKKHSLLGLSLQRSVLLLIFASIPISLLWLNMKKTLLVFGQDESISSEAQSYLLYSLPDLVAQSFLHPLRIYLRTQSITLPLTFCATLSIFLHVPINYLLVSHLNLGIKGVALGGVWTNFNLVASLIVYILVSGVHKKTWDGISMECFREWKSLLNLAIPSCISVCLEWWWYEIMILLCGLLLNPEATVASMGILIQTTALIYIFPSSLSFSVSTRVGNELGADQPEKAKLAAIVGLSCSFILGFSALIFAVMVRNIWSSMFTEDKEIMALTSLVLPIIGLCELGNCPQTTGCGVLRGTARPRVGANINLGCFYIVGMPVALGLSFFAGFDFLGLWLGLLAAQGCCALTMLVVLGRTDWNSEAQRAIKLTGPTTLVVDDGVHKSSSDQVEEQKQSKEETKDCLNLKSIEEGKQSKEETKEDCLNFQ; translated from the coding sequence ATGTGTCAGCTTACCACATCTTCTCTGTGCTGCTGCAAATGCAATTTAAGCACTCGTTACGTCGTTCCAATGAATGATCCGGAAAATCCCTGCGCGCTCACCACACCGCTCATGATCCCAAAAAGAGCAACAACAACATCATCATGGAAAGAACAGGAGCAAACGCACCAGACACACAAACCCCACAAATCCCATTTCTCGTCTGTCATAGCAGAGGCCAATTCCATGGCCAAAATAGCTTTCCCAATGATACTCACTGGGCTTTTACTTTATTCTCGATCAATGATTTCCATGCTTTTCCTCGGCCATCTCGGTGAACTCGCTTTGGCTGGTGGTTCTCTTGCTGTTGGTTTCGCCAACATCACCGGCTATTCTATTCTCTCTGGACTCGCTATGGGTATGGAACCGATTTGTAGTCAAGCTTTTGGTGCTAAAAAACATTCTCTGCTTGGTCTCTCTCTGCAGAGGAGTGTTCTCCTCTTGATCTTTGCTTCCATACCCATATCTCTTCTATGGCTAAACATGAAGAAAACCCTTCTGGTTTTTGGACAAGACGAATCTATTTCTTCAGAAGCTCAATCTTATCTTCTCTATTCTCTTCCTGACCTTGTTGCTCAATCTTTTCTACACCCATTGAGAATCTACCTTAGAACTCAATCCATTACTCTGCCTCTAACATTCTGTGCTACTCTGTCTATTTTCCTCCACGTCCCCATTAATTACCTCCTCGTTTCCCATCTGAATTTGGGAATCAAAGGGGTCGCGCTTGGCGGGGTTTGGACCAATTTCAATCTCGTAGCTTCTCTGATCGTCTACATCCTCGTCTCCGGGGTCCACAAGAAAACTTGGGATGGAATCTCCATGGAATGTTTCAGAGAATGGAAAAGCCTCCTCAATTTGGCGATTCCGAGCTGCATTTCTGTTTGCCTCGAATGGTGGTGGTATGAAATCATGATCCTTCTGTGCGGTTTGCTGTTAAATCCGGAAGCGACCGTGGCATCAATGGGGATTCTGATACAAACCACGGCGTTAATCTACATATTCCCTTCGTCTCTAAGCTTCAGCGTTTCAACAAGGGTCGGTAACGAACTAGGAGCCGATCAACCAGAGAAAGCGAAACTCGCAGCCATTGTGGGCTTATCTTGCAGCTTCATATTGGGATTTTCGGCATTGATCTTTGCTGTTATGGTAAGGAACATTTGGTCAAGCATGTTTACAGAGGACAAAGAGATTATGGCCTTGACATCATTGGTTTTGCCTATAATTGGACTTTGCGAGCTCGGAAACTGCCCGCAAACCACTGGATGCGGGGTTTTAAGAGGAACAGCGAGGCCCAGAGTGGGAGCCAATATAAACTTGGGTTGCTTTTACATTGTTGGAATGCCGGTGGCATTGGGTTTGTCTTTCTTTGCCGGTTTTGACTTTCTGGGTCTATGGCTTGGACTATTGGCCGCACAGGGCTGCTGTGCTCTGACTATGTTGGTGGTTTTGGGTCGGACTGATTGGAATTCTGAGGCACAGAGAGCTATTAAGCTGACCGGTCCGACTACTCTGGTTGTTGATGATGGTGTTCATAAAAGCAGCAGCGACCAAGTTGAGGAACAGAAGCAGAGCAAAGAAGAAACCAAGGATTGTTTAAACTTAAAAAGCATCGAGGAAGGGAAGCAGAGCAAAGAAGAAACCAAGGAAGATTGTTTAAACTTCCAATGA